The genomic stretch gcccccCATCCTGCTTCCCTGTCTTTTCCCATCTGTGCCAAGTGTATTTCAGTGTTAAGACTCAGTGCATCATACCAGCCTGGTGTGGGGACTGTCTCCAGGgcaagatgctgctgctgcctggggggGCTCAACCTATTTGGGACCAGGCAGGGAACCCACTGGTGTCCTTTGAGAGCAAAGCCTGTGGTGCTAGGGAGATACACCCCTCATGGGGCACAGGCTTGGTCCCTGATGGGTCTGTTCCCTGCCTCCACAGGGTGATGTGGGACCACTGGCTCCACTAGCAGCTCCCTCCTGTGCACAGGAAGATCCCTGCGGCCATGCCTAGCAAGGAGAAGGTCCCCAGGATCAGGCCCAGCACCAGCGGAGCGTGTGACCGGCTACTCTGTTTACCTGCAAGAAGAGGGATGGAGGTGAGAAAGGGCTCGCACCCAAAGAGCCACCTTCTCCCCTCCTGGACCTGACACAGACCTGTCCCAGCGCTCTGAGCTTGTAAGAGGCCCACGCAGGTGGTGTTGAGGAAATGCTGGAGGTCCCGCGTGGTTTTGGGATACTTCATCAGCTCTCTCTCGGCAAAGGTGgccacagcatccctgccagGCCAGCGCCGCTCCCAAGTGGCGTTGGGGACGTGGAAGCTCAGGAAAGCCGTCCCGTTGAGCGTCACCTCGTAGAAGCTTTGGGCTGTGCCATTGGGGAAGAGGCGGCAGCCGAGGCGGCAGCACAGGCTCTGGGTGTCTGTGGGGACAGAGGGAGCAGGTCAGGTTCAGCACACTCCTAACCCTCGGCAGCCCATGGCTGTCACCAGCATCAAGCTGTGCACTGAGTTTGTGAGGCCTCAGCCTTGCACCACACAACCCAGCCACTGATCTGTTTCCACCCGGTTTAGCTGCAACGGCAACTTTTCCCAACAGATGGGCACTGCGCTTTATCTTCTCCTTTCTTATCTGAGTACAGCGCAGCTTCAGTGTTAGAGAGACGGGTAGGTTTTAGGCGCTATTCCTCACCCTCACGGAAGGATGTAGAGGGAGCATGGGACCCTGGGCAAGGGGAAACCCCAAGGTGAGAAAGTGCTTCTTAAAGGCCAGGTAAGGAAACACAGAGCTGGGGCAAAACTGTTTTGGGGGTGAAAAAGGAAATGATGGGGAAACACAGCCTGGGCAGGAACATGAGAAGAGCAATGCAGGCAGGGACATGAAGCCATTGCCATCAGCATCCCGCACCTCCCATAGCAGCTGCAGGGTGCAGATgggatgcaggcagggtgcGGGAGGGGAATGAAGGCAACATAaaggcagggtgcaggcagaaTGCCtatccctccccatcccctcaggctgcagcccccagcccttTTCCCAAGGCTGAGCATCACCCTGTCCCCCAGGTGGGCTCTGCGTAAGAAATTCCCACCTCAGAAGGGCTCCTTTTGCCTAGAGAGAGACGATTTGCATGTGGCCATGTCCGTCCCTTTGAAAAGCTGTTCCAGTGCCCAGGCAGTGAATACGGGCTCCTCTTCCCCATTGGGACCCATCCCTGTGCCCTCCCAGGGTACCACTCACAGTTAATAGGCCTCTCTTTGCTGAAGAGCTTCACCAGCTGGCTGAAGTAGTCCAGGTAGGTGGTCACATCCTGCTGCCGCCTGGCCCAGGCATCCGGAGGCTCCAGCGGCAGCACCTGGGTGACATTGAGCCCTTCCAGGAGATGGCTGAGCTGCCCGTCCAGGCTGGCGTTCCCCCAGAATTCAGAGCTGCCTTTGGAGACCCGGGTCTGTTGCAGCATGGTGAAGGTgagtggggctgcaggagacAGCAGGCATCACCCACCGCCTCATCCCCTCCCCTAAAGCCATGGGTGTCCCTGCATGTGAACACTGAGTGCCTCCCAACCCAGCCACCACCGTGCCCTTGCCTTACCTGCCTGGTCTGCCCCACAGCCCAGGGCCccgcagagcagcagcaaccaGAGCATCGTGGGGATGGGGACTGGAATGCTGGCCCCACGGCTGGCCTGGCGGGGAGTTAAGCAGGACGGGGAGGTGGGGCTGCGGGAGGAGGAGAGTGGGAGTCGGGCCAGGTCTCTCCCATTTCCTTAGTCCAAGCCACCCGCACTCCTTCCCTGCCGGACATGCCCTAAAGCTCTGAGCTCACAGCAGTGAGCAGCCAGcgcctgcctcagtttccccattccTTGAGGATGAACACCAGGGATCCCTTTGGCAGGAGCcccatgaatcatagaatcacagaattgtttgggttggaagggactgtaATATCTCATTCAAacccctgggcagggacaccttccactagaccaggttgctccaaggcccggccagcctggccttgagcactgccagggatggggcagccacagctcctctgggcaacctgtgccagcgcctcagcaccctcacagggaagaacttctgccttataactaacctgaatctcccctgttttagtttaaacccattgccccttgaaTGTGCGATGCCGGTGGGGAAACACAGCGGCAGGGGACCACtccaggaggagaagggaaggatgcAGGGGAGCAGCTTCACAGCCCCACGCTGCACCCATGGGGCGCCTGATGCGTACATCCGGTACCGGTGCTCCCGGCAAGCGCTGATGGGAcatgaccccccccccccccttatccTTGGAAGGACGCGGTTCTCAGGATGCAGCATCCCTGCGTACCCCTCACGGAGGGGGGGGGTCGGGACCGAGAGGCGCCCGGCAGGGCTGGCTCCGTGTGCCCGGTGTCTGTAGGAGCCGTGGTTTAGCGTTCAAACGGTACGAGATGCCCGCTAAAACGCCCGGCTCCGGCACCGCACGTTGCGGCGGGGGGGGCGTGGCCTCACAGCAAGGGGCGTGTCCGCTATCGGGGGCGTGGCCGTCGGCGCCGGTGCCGGGAGCGCAGCGATGGCGGCGGCGGAGCTGGAGCGGCTGCGGATGGCCGGGGCCGGCATGGCCATCGCCGTGCTCACCAGCGGCGGCGACGCGCAAGGTGGGGCCCGGCCGGGGCGGGGGAGCGGGGACATCGGCCCCGGTGGGCTCGTCCCGCCGGGGTTGCGTGGCCGTGGCCGTGGCCGTGGCCGTGTCCTCCCTGGCTCCCGCaggcgcggcggggccggagTCCTCGGGGCCTCGGGGAGCGCAGCTCCTCCCCGGACGCCCGGGGCGGGCGCAGCAGGGACACGGGCACGGACACACGCACGCACATTCCTCCCGTGTTTCCCGCGCGGCGCTTCCCTGTCCCCATCACCCCGTCGGGAGCATCTTCCCGAGGCAAGCCCGACGGTGGGGTCCGTCCCCCCCAGAGCCGCTGTTTGTAATGCGCCTCGCTCGCAGGCAGTTGCTCATCTGCAGCTCTCACCCGTGCTCTGAGTTTCCCCGGTCTCTGCCCACATGGCCCCCGCTCCTCAAGGAGACACCTCAGGGTCATCGCTGTGATCTGGTCCCCTCTGGGGAACAGGGTCCCTCAAGGCCATCCTGGTTCATATCTTGCCTTTCCAGGGATGAACGCTGCCGTCCGCGCCGTCACCCGCATGGGGATATATGTGGGAGCCAAGGTCTTCCTCATCTATGAGGTTGGGGTACCCACCTGCTCCCCATCACAAGTCGGGGGGAGCCTCCCCCCATGTGCCGGGGTACCACTGATTTCCACCCCctgcttctccacagggctACGAGGGTCTGGTGGAGGGGGGAGACAACATCAAGCAAGCCAACTGGCTCAGCGTCTCCAACATCATCCAGCTGGTGAGGATCAGCGGTAGGGTATGGAATCCCCAAATCCCACCCCAAACCTGTACGATGAGCTGTGttccccctttctctctgcagGGTGGGACGGTGATCGGCAGTGCCCGCTGCAAAGCCTTCACCACGCGTGCGGGCCGGCTGCGGGCTGCCCGTAACTTGGTGGAGCATGGCATCACCAACCTCTGTGTCATCGGTGGGGATGGCAGCCTCACAGGCGCCGACATCTTCCGCTCCGAGTGGGGTGGGCTGCTGGAGGAGTTGGTCCGAGACGGTGGGTGAaccccctccccaaaacccTGGGTGGGTGGAGTGAAAGCATTCAAGGGGTGTTGAGGTCCAGAGGTTCCACCCTATAGCCATGATACAGCACCACCATGGGGTTTAGTGATgctcttggcagtcctggggtaatggttggacttgatgatcttaaaggtcttttctaattTAGTCCATTCTATGAGCCTCCGTTAGGGCTGGGCtcctccactgctctgcagaatCCAGCCCAACGCTGGGGCAGGGAATGGGAGCGCCCTAAAATATCTGGTGGTACGGCCATCCCCCCCCTGCAGGGCAGATCAGTGAGGAGGTGGCGCGGGAGAACTGCCGCCTGAACATCGTGGGGCTGGTGGGCTCCATTGACAACGATTTCTGCGGCACCGACATGACCATTGGCACCGACTCGGCGCTGCACCGCATCATGGAGGTGATTGATGCCATCACCACCACGGCACAGAGGTGAGCGGGCTAGGGCTGGACTCTGGACCACCCTGGGCATCACATCCACTCTCCATCTCCTCCTACCTGTATTCTTGCAGCCACCAGCGGACGTTCGTGCTGGAGGTGATGGGCCGCCACTGCGGGTAAGGAGGGGAAGGGATCAATGGGATGGGATGCTATGTGTtggggctggtgctgccacCGCCTTGTCCCCCCAGGTACTTGGCGCTGGTGTCTGGTTTGGCCTCGGGCGCAGACTGGCTCTTCATCCCTGAATCCCCTCCAGAGGATGGCTGGGAGGACCTCATGTGTGAGAGGCTTGGGGAGGTGAGAAGGGGGGTTCCTATGGTCACATCCCCCTTTTCTCTATGGAGAGTCCCTGCAGGGATCTGGGCTGAGCCCTGTGGCCAGTGGCCAAACCCTGCGAAGCTTCTGGAGCTCCCATCATTGTCCCTGTGAAACAGGGCACTCAGCTGAGCGCAAATCCAGCCCTAATGTGCCAGGGGCCGTGCTGCCTCGGGGCTTGGGCACCCAGACCATGAGccaccccccccagcagcagccgATGTGGGGAGGGTGGAAGGATGCTGGGACTCGGTTGCCGGTGATTTTTGGCTAACCTCGGTGGCTGATTTCCTCCCTACACCAGACACGCAGCAGGGGCTCACGGCTCAACATCATCATCATTGCTGAGGGTGCCATCGACCGCAATGGCAAACCAATCTCCTCCAACTACGTGAAGGATGTAAGTGACTGCTCCAGCacccgctccagcacctgcaGTGACCAGTGGGTTCCTGTGTGAccttctctcttctctgcagCTGGTGGTGCAGCGCTTGGGTTTCGACACACGGGTCACCGTCCTTGGCCACGTGCAGCGTGGCGGGACTCCATCAGCCTTTGACCGTGTGCTGGTAGGTCCCGGGTGAGGGTGATAAGGGGGGGGTCATCCTGCAGAAAGGAGCAGGCAGTTGGGGGAACCCTGTTCCTGCTTTCCCTCTACCCATTGCAAAGGACTTGCCAGCTTGGGATGAGACTCAGATGGTCCCCCCAGGCTCAGCACCGCAGAACAATATGCTCTTTTCCCCTCATTTGCTTCAAATTCCAtgggtttttaaataaaaccagcagctccctggctgTAAATCAGCTGTGCAAGCAGCCACGCAGTTTCCAAGCCTGTGGGAGCATCCCAGCCAGCTGGCGCAGGGGAGCCCTGATGTCACAGGGCACCGGGTGcccctttccctttgcagagcagcaagatggggatggaggcagTGATGGCGCTGCTGGAGGCCACGCCAGACACGCCGGCCTGCGTGGTGAGCCTCTCGGGGAACCAGTCGGTGCGGCTGCCGCTCATGGAGTGCGTCCAGGTGGTGAGTACCAGGAGGATGAGGCATGCCAGCCTGCTGGGTGCGGATcctgctccccttccctgcaggcAGGGGTCTCATGGTGCTGTTCTCTTACCCCCCCCCAAAGACTAAGGATGTGCAGAAGGCCATGGATGAGAAGAGGTTTGATGAGGCCATCCAGCTGCGTGGGAGGTGAGCAGGGATTGGGATGGTGCGAGACCTCCTGATGGGATGGCCAAAAGGATGTGCTGGGATGGGGGATTCTCTCTTCTTGGGGGAAAACATTGGCTCCTGCCGCTGCGAGGGCATCGTCCCTCCCTTCTTCAGGTCTAGATGCCCCTCAGGGCCACACTGCCTTGTTCTTGCAGGAGCTTTGAGAACAACTGGAACATCTACAAGCTGCTGGCGCACCagaagccagcacaggagaAGGTGAGGAGGGACGGAGAGCGGCAGTGGTCACTGTCCCCACCTTGGGGGACACGCACTGATGTGCCATCCCCATCACTGTCCCCCCAGAGCCCCTTCAGCCTGGCCATCCTGAACGTGGGTGCCCCCGCTGCTGGCATGAACGCTGCCGTCAGGTCAGCTGTACGAATCGGCATTTGCCAGGGACACACCGTCTACGTGGTGAGCGACGGCTTCGAGGGCTTGTCCAAGGGGCAGGTGAGTGGGATGCTGAGCCTGGGTGCCACAGACTGCCCAGAGGAATGGCTTTGGGCTTGGAGGGCGTTGCAGGGTGTTTTACCCCGAAactgagctctgctgctttcagatcCGTGAGGTGGGCTGGCACGACGTGGCGGGCTGGCTGGGACGTGGTGGGTCCATGCTGGGCACCAAGCGGTAAGTGCAGCCCCCAAGGGCTATACAGGAGGGGATCCCCTGTCCTcatctagaatcatagaatcatagaatcatagaacagttagggttggaaaggacctcaagatcatctagttccaacccccctgccatgggcagggacacctcacactaaaccatcccacccaaggcttcatccaacctggccttgaacactgccagggatggagcactcacaacctccctgggcaaccgattccagtgcctcaccaccctaacaggaaagaatttcctccttatatccagtctaaacatcACGGTCTCTCCCCCGTTTCCCCCAGGACGCTGCCCAAGACCTGCATGGAAAAGATTGTGGAGAACGTGCGGAAATTCAACATCCAGGGGCTGCTGGTCATCGGGGGGTTCGAGGTGCGGGGGGAATCCTCAACTATGTTTCAGAGGGGGCTGGGATGGGCTGTCAGCATCCCATGTAGTGCAGGCAGCCCAAAGCCTTCCTTCTGGGATGTGGATCCGGCCCCAGGGCCGGCACCTCTCCAGCTTTGGGCTGTCTGTAGGCCTACGAGGgggtgctgcagctggtggaggCCCGCGGGCAGTATGAGGAGCTCTGCATCGTCATGTGTGTCATCCCTGCCACCATCAGCAACAACGTGCCTGGCACCGACTTCAGCCTGGGCTCAGACACAGCTGTCAATGCAGCCATGGAGGTGAGGGACAGGGCAAGGGACAGCTCCCGGAGCTGTTCTGGTCCAGCAGATCCCATCATATTTTGGGATGGCACACTGGGAATGAACCAGGCTCCCATCGCAGGCAGCAAAGGTGAGTTTTCCTTGTGTGACCCCCCCTTCTCCTGGCACAGAGCTGTGACCGTATCAAGCAGTCAGCCTCAGGCACCAAGCGCCGTGTCTTCATCGTGGAGACGATGGGGGGCTACTGCGGGTACCTGTCCACTGTCACCGGCATCGCGGTGGGTGCCGATGCTGCCTACGTCTATGAAGATCCCTTCACCATCCACGACCTGAAGGTGAGCAGGGCAGGACCTCTTTCTGGCAGTATCATTTGGGTAAAATAAGAAGGGAAACTTGGAAAGGGAGGGCTCTGGGTCAGGACAGGATTTGGGGGAGCAAGGCCAAGCTCCGTGGAGCTGCTGGGTCGATGTTAGTGGCACTTGGGTCCAAACAAGAGAACCAGAGGGACCCAGGATGGCTGTGTTCATCTTGCAGGCCAACGTGGAGCACTTGACTGACAAAATGAAGACAGATATACagagagggctggtgctgcgGTGAGTTGGGAACCCCCCGGGATGCTCACTGAAAAACCCAGCCCTGTGGAACGGATagaggctggagctgagccctTCCTGTGGCCAAAGAGGGTCCTTGTGTGCAGTGAGATTTGGCAGGGTGGGCACTCAGCTGGGGGACAGTCTTGCAGAGGgatgcctctgctgctgcccccacccctgccccagggTCCTGCTGGGGAGATGAGCTGGAGCAGCAAAAAAGGTGTtcagggaagcagggagggacCCCCTCCAATCCTTTCCCTCTGTTCCCCCAGCAATGAGAAGTGCCATGAACACTACACCACTGAGTTCCTCTACAACCTCTACTCCTCTGAGGGCAAAGGCATCTTCGACTGCAGGATTAACGTCCTCGGCCACCTCCAGCAGGTacaggggatggggcagcatATGCTGTCCCCAAGAGCTGGGTGGGTTTGTCATTGCCATTTGTTTGTCCCCAGGGGGGAGCACCAACCCCCTTTGACCGGAACTATGGGACCAAGCTGGGAGTGAAGGCGGTGCTGTGGATGTCGGAGAAGCTGCGGGAGGCCTACAGCAAGGGTGAGCTGAGGCCTGGGGGTCCTGTGGTGGGGTGGGCGGATGCTGGTGGCACTGGGCAGCTGGGCCCTGGTGAGGTGGCCATGGTTGGCAGCATCCATCTCCCTCCCAGGGCGCACATTTGCCAACTCAGCAGAGTCTGCCTGCGTGATCGGGCTCAGGAAGAAGGTGGTGGCCTTCAGCCCTGTGACCGAGCTCAAGAAAGTCACTGACTTTGAGTaagtccccatccctgtgccccAGCGGTTCGCCAGGTCCCAGCAGGAGAACCTCTCCTGGGTTGTCCCTGGGACCACACTAGAGCCGTGTCTCCGCCCTGCgcaggcacaggctgccccAGGAGCAGTGGTGGCTGAACCTGCGGCTGATGCTGAAGATGCTCGCCAACTACCAGATCAGTCTGACCGAGTACATCTCGGGAACGATGGAGCACGTCACCCGCCGCACACTCAGCATCGAGAAGGGCTTCTGATCCCATCAGCCCAAGCCATAGCCCCCCGCCCTGTGTCATCTCCATACCCACATGCTGCTCGGGGAGCACCAGGTCCCCTGTTCTCAGTAGCCCTGTAGCTTTGCCATCAACCCCTTAAAGCAGGCAGAGCCTGGTCGCAGCTCCCAAACCAGCACAATCCTGCTCCAAAATGCTGGTCCAGGGGTCTGGCTCCTCTGCAGGTGCAGAGAAGAGGTGTTGCtagagccctgctgcagagcccagaCCCTTTGTCTTCCCTTAATAGTTTATTCCTGTTATTTAACGATGGGGTATCTTGATCCTTATTTAGCGGCTTGACCGCCTGAGCCAACTGCTGCTGTTAGTCACCTGCCCTGTGTGCAGGAAGAGAGCCAAGGAGGATGCGGTGAGATCCTGGAGTGGGTAGGGGCTGTTCCTGGGGGCTGTCAGCTACCCCAAGGGCCCTGGTAAAGCTCTATCCTCCAGTGGTGTTTGGCCTGTGGGGTGTCTCGAGGGCTCAGCACAGAGCACTGGTCCTGGCAAGCCCCTTTTTCCCAGCCACCTTGCATGATGCTTGGCTGCGACCGTCACCATGCAGCCCTGGGTGCTGTGCCCGTCATCTCACTCCCCAAATCTTGTACCATTCGTGGCGCTGCTCTCTTCCTCTAGAGATAAAACCTGCTGGAGCCAAACCTGCCTTGCTGGAGAGTGATCATTGTGTGCTGTGGGGGTGAGACCTGTGGTTAGGATGGGGTGAATGAAGCCAGACGGTTTGCTGTGGAATAACACTGGGCTGTGAGGCCTTCCTGCTTCATGCATCCTCAAAGCCTGGGAGAGCTGGACGTCAGCATCCCTCTGCGGGCAGACTTCGCAATCCTGGAGGAAAATTGCTTCTCCTTTGTTTTGGTTCCCACCttcacagaaagcacagaagtgATTTATGGGGTGCTATGTTTGTTTGTTAAGGCAGTTTCCCAGGGCGGCTGCCAGGCGTGCCAGGTCCC from Lathamus discolor isolate bLatDis1 chromosome 3, bLatDis1.hap1, whole genome shotgun sequence encodes the following:
- the PROCR gene encoding endothelial protein C receptor, whose translation is MLWLLLLCGALGCGADQAAPLTFTMLQQTRVSKGSSEFWGNASLDGQLSHLLEGLNVTQVLPLEPPDAWARRQQDVTTYLDYFSQLVKLFSKERPINYTQSLCCRLGCRLFPNGTAQSFYEVTLNGTAFLSFHVPNATWERRWPGRDAVATFAERELMKYPKTTRDLQHFLNTTCVGLLQAQSAGTGKQSSRSHAPLVLGLILGTFSLLGMAAGIFLCTGGSC
- the PFKL gene encoding ATP-dependent 6-phosphofructokinase, liver type — protein: MAAAELERLRMAGAGMAIAVLTSGGDAQGMNAAVRAVTRMGIYVGAKVFLIYEGYEGLVEGGDNIKQANWLSVSNIIQLGGTVIGSARCKAFTTRAGRLRAARNLVEHGITNLCVIGGDGSLTGADIFRSEWGGLLEELVRDGQISEEVARENCRLNIVGLVGSIDNDFCGTDMTIGTDSALHRIMEVIDAITTTAQSHQRTFVLEVMGRHCGYLALVSGLASGADWLFIPESPPEDGWEDLMCERLGETRSRGSRLNIIIIAEGAIDRNGKPISSNYVKDLVVQRLGFDTRVTVLGHVQRGGTPSAFDRVLSSKMGMEAVMALLEATPDTPACVVSLSGNQSVRLPLMECVQVTKDVQKAMDEKRFDEAIQLRGRSFENNWNIYKLLAHQKPAQEKSPFSLAILNVGAPAAGMNAAVRSAVRIGICQGHTVYVVSDGFEGLSKGQIREVGWHDVAGWLGRGGSMLGTKRTLPKTCMEKIVENVRKFNIQGLLVIGGFEAYEGVLQLVEARGQYEELCIVMCVIPATISNNVPGTDFSLGSDTAVNAAMESCDRIKQSASGTKRRVFIVETMGGYCGYLSTVTGIAVGADAAYVYEDPFTIHDLKANVEHLTDKMKTDIQRGLVLRNEKCHEHYTTEFLYNLYSSEGKGIFDCRINVLGHLQQGGAPTPFDRNYGTKLGVKAVLWMSEKLREAYSKGRTFANSAESACVIGLRKKVVAFSPVTELKKVTDFEHRLPQEQWWLNLRLMLKMLANYQISLTEYISGTMEHVTRRTLSIEKGF